Proteins encoded by one window of Castor canadensis chromosome 2, mCasCan1.hap1v2, whole genome shotgun sequence:
- the Aasdhppt gene encoding L-aminoadipate-semialdehyde dehydrogenase-phosphopantetheinyl transferase — MVFPAKRFCLVPSMEGVRWAFSCGTWLPSRAEWLLAVRSIQPEEKERIGQFVFARDAKAAMAGRLMIRKLVAEKLNIPWNHIRLQRTAKGKPVLAKDSLNPYPNFNFNISHQGDYAVLVAEPELQVGIDIMKTSFPGRGSIPEFFHIMKRKFTNKEWETIRSFNDEWTQLDMFYRNWALKESFIKAIGVGLGFELQRLEFDISPLNLDIGQVYKETRLFLDGEEEKEWAFEESKIDDHHFVAVALRKPDGSRHEDIPSQDDCKPTQRQFTILSFNDLISSAVPMTPEDPSFWDCFCFTEEIQIRNGTKS; from the exons ATGGTGTTCCCAGCCAAGCGGTTCTGCTTGGTGCCATCCATGGAAGGCGTGCGCTGGGCCTTTTCCTGTGGCACATGGCTGCCGAGCCGAGCAGAATGGCTGCTGGCGGTGCGATCGATCCAGCCCGAGGAGAAGGAGCGTATTGGCCAGTTCGTCTTTGCCCGGGACGCTAAGGCAGCCATG GCTGGCCGTTTGATGATAAGGAAACTGGTTGCAGAGAAATTGAATATCCCTTGGAATCATATTCGTTTGCAAAGAACTGCAAAAGGAAAACCAGTCCTTGCAAAGGACTCGCTGAATCCTTATCCTAACTTCAACTTTAACATTTCCCATCAAGGAGACTATGCAGTGCTTGTGGCTGAACCTGAACTACAAGTTGGCATTGATATAATGAAGACGAGTTTTCCAG GCCGTGGCTCAATTCCAGAATTCTTTCATATTATGAAAAGAAAGTTTACCAACAAAGAATGGGAAACGATCAGAAGCTTTAATGATGAATGGACTCAGCTGGACATGTTTTATAGGAATTGG GCACTAAAAGAGAGCTTCATAAAAGCCATTGGtgttggactgggatttgaattacAGCGGCTTGAATTTGATATATCTCCATTAAACTTGGATATAGGCCAAGTTTATAAAGAAACACGCTTGTTCCTGgatggggaagaagaaaaagaatgggcATTTGAG gaaagCAAAATAGATGATCATCATTTTGTTGCAGTAGCTCTTAGGAAACCCGATGGATCTAGACATGAGGAT atccCATCTCAAGATGACTGTAAGCCAACACAGAGGCAGTTTACTATTCTTTCCTTTAATGATTTAATATCTTCTGCTGTTCCCATGACACCTGAAGATCCTTCATTTTGGGACTGTTTTTGCTtcacagaagaaattcaaattcgAAATGGTACAAAGTCATGA
- the Kbtbd3 gene encoding kelch repeat and BTB domain-containing protein 3 gives MEFAMDNSYDFNEESSCNGISSEKRNNFLVSEDHGQKILSILQSFREQNVFYDFKIILNDEIIPCHRCVLAACSDFFRAMFEVNMKERDDGSVTITNLSSKAVKAFLDYAYTGKTKITDDNVEMFFQLSSFLQVSFLSKACSDFLIKSINLVNCLHLLSISDSYGSTRLFDHALYFVQHHFSLLFKSSDFLEMNFGVLQKCLESDELDVPEEETVLKVVLNWIKHNLESRQKHLPHLIKKVRLHQLSEDMLQDCLLNEESLLKSTNCFDMIMDAIKCVQGSSGLFPDARPSTTEKYIFIHKTEENGENQYTFCYNIKTDSWKILPQSHLIDLPGSSLSSYGEKIFLTGGCKGKCCRKVRLHIAESYHDATDQTWCYCPVKNDFFLVSPMKTPRTMHTSVMALNRLFVIGGKTRGSQDIKSLLDVESYNPLSKEWISVSPLPRGIYYPEASACQNVIYVLGSEVEIADAFNPSLDCFFKYNATTDQWSELVAEFGQFFHATLIKAVPVNCTLYICDLSTYKVYSFCPDTCVWKGEGSFECAGFNAGAIGIEDKIYILGGDYAPDEITDEVQVYHSSRSEWEEVSPMPRALTEFYCQVIQFNKYRDPWFSNHF, from the exons ATGGAATTTGCTATGGATAATTCATATGATTTTAATGAAGAAAGCTCATGTAATGGAATTTCATCTGAGAAGAGAAACAACTTCCTTGTGTCAGAAGACCACGGACAGAAAATCTTAAGTATACTGCAGAGTTTTAGAGAACAAAATGTCTTTTATGATTTCAAAATAATCTTGAATGATGAAATAATCCCATGTCATCGTTGTGTGTTAGCAGCATGCAGTGACTTTTTCAG ggCTATGTTTGAAGTAAACATGAAAGAAAGAGATGATGGAAGTGTTACCATAACTAATTTGTCCTCCAAAGCAGTAAAAGCGTTTCTTGATTACGCCtatactggaaaaacaaaaataacagatgATAATGTGGAAATGTTCTTTCAGTTGTCCTCATTTCTTCAAGTTTCCTTCCTATCCAAAGCTTGCAGTGACTTTTTAATAAAAAGCATTAATCTTGTCAATTGTTTACATTTATTGTCCATATCAGATAGCTATGGCTCTACCCGTTTGTTTGATCATGCTTTATACTTTGTACAACAtcacttttctttattattcaaatCCAGTGATTTCTTAGAGATGAATTTTGGAGTACTGCAAAAATGTCTGGAATCAGATGAATTAGATGTTCCCGAAGAAGAAACAGTCCTGAAGGTCGTCCTTAATTGGATTAAACATAATTTAGAATCAAGGCAAAAACATCTGCCCCATTTGATTAAAAAGGTCCGATTGCATCAGTTATCAGAGGACATGCTTCAAGACTGTCTGCTCAATGAAGAGAGTTTACTTAAAAGCACAAACTGTTTTGACATGATCATGGATGCAATTAAGTGCGTGCAAGGTTCTAGTGGACTCTTCCCTGATGCTCGGCCATCTAcaactgaaaaatatatattcatccataaaaccgaggaaaatggagaaaatcaaTATACATTTTGCTATAATATTAAAACCGATTCATGGAAGATATTACCACAATCACATCTGATTGATTTGCCAGGATCTAGTCTATCTAGTTATGGAGAGAAAATATTCTTGACAGGCGGTTGCAAAGGGAAGTGTTGCAGAAAGGTTCGACTTCATATTGCTGAGTCTTACCATGATGCCACAGATCAAACTTGGTGCTACTGTCCAGTCAAAAATGACTTCTTTTTGGTATCACCTATGAAAACACCAAGAACCATGCATACATCAGTTATGGCTCTCAATAGATTATTTGTCATAGGTGGAAAGACTAGAGGATCTCAGGACATTAAAAGTCTCTTAGATGTTGAGTCTTACAACCCTCTCTCCAAAGAGTGGATATCAGTTAGCCCATTACCTAGAGGCATATACTACCCAGAAGCAAGTGCATGCCAAAATGTAATTTATGTTCTTGGATCAGAGGTAGAAATTGCAGATGCATTTAACCCATCGCtcgattgtttttttaaatataatgctaCAACTGATCAGTGGTCAGAATTAGTAGCAGAGTTTGGGCAATTTTTTCATGCTACTCTAATTAAAGCTGTCCCAGTAAACTGCACACTGTACATATGTGACCTTTCCACCtataaagtttatagtttttgtcCAGATACTTGTGTCTGGAAGGGTGAAGGATCTTTTGAATGTGCAGGCTTTAATGCAGGTGCAATTGGAATTGAAGACAAGATTTATATCCTAGGTGGTGACTATGCACCAGATGAAATCACAGATGAAGTGCAGGTGTACCACAGCAGCAGGTCAGAGTGGGAAGAAGTCTCACCAATGCCGAGAGCTCTAACCGAATTTTACTGCCAGGTGATTCAGTTCAATAAATACAGGGACCCATGGTTTTCTAATCATTTCTAA